One genomic region from Evansella sp. LMS18 encodes:
- a CDS encoding SCO family protein has translation MRKTYFISVVFLVLLVFSGCGFMYADSAPEREGVIDMSEVEREEDYQWRMPEFEAQNQYGELVTNKDTEGEKTLVKTIFTRCPTVCTTMTPNMVQIQEAMLREEIDGINIVSFTVDPEFDTPERLEEYAHSYGADLGNWTFLTGYEESFLTDELAPALFTVFQPVDNDILHPTRFYLFNEDGDIIRMYEGDESFNLDSVISDLKSLKN, from the coding sequence ATGAGAAAAACATATTTTATATCAGTTGTTTTTTTAGTTTTGTTAGTCTTTTCAGGCTGCGGCTTTATGTACGCTGATTCTGCGCCAGAAAGAGAAGGTGTTATAGATATGTCCGAAGTCGAAAGAGAAGAAGACTATCAATGGAGAATGCCTGAATTTGAAGCTCAGAACCAATATGGGGAATTGGTGACAAACAAAGATACAGAAGGTGAAAAGACATTAGTAAAAACTATTTTTACGCGGTGTCCAACTGTATGTACGACAATGACCCCTAACATGGTGCAGATCCAGGAAGCTATGCTCAGAGAAGAGATCGATGGAATCAATATTGTCTCTTTTACTGTTGACCCGGAATTTGATACACCAGAACGACTGGAAGAATATGCTCACTCTTATGGCGCAGATCTTGGTAACTGGACCTTTCTCACAGGGTATGAGGAGTCCTTCTTAACAGATGAACTAGCGCCAGCCCTCTTCACAGTGTTCCAGCCTGTAGATAATGATATTTTACACCCGACTCGCTTTTATCTGTTTAACGAAGATGGAGATATAATCAGGATGTATGAGGGAGATGAGAGTTTTAATCTGGACAGTGTCATTTCAGACCTTAAATCC